Within the Musa acuminata AAA Group cultivar baxijiao chromosome BXJ2-9, Cavendish_Baxijiao_AAA, whole genome shotgun sequence genome, the region atcttaagaatgacttagaaaagaatggatattttttatatatacttAGTTTGTAATATATTATATGCTTAAATTTGTATTTGTATGAGACCAAATACTAGTTTTGTAGTTGGAATGttagataaataccaaaatactcATGAAtggaatattaaaaaattataaagaaaatgATGAAAGGCTATCTACTcacatataaaaaattattttagtttgaaataataatatttttatatgttgattttataaattatctcgaTAACAATAAGTTTACTttactatttatatttatatcatgtGGAGGAGCTATTTACAATAAtagtataatataaattatagtaCCGATAACACAAGCTAATTTAGTAGTATGCTTTAGGGCCATTAATTAAGCTTTTGTGAAATTTTATTTAGGACTTGGTTTAGTGAAACTTAATTATCAAGttacttaatatattttattttgtgaTATATCATAGTATCTTTTCTCTTAAAGAATAACGAGTATTATAGTAGTTTTAAAGTATAAGATAATTAGAAAATGAGTTCAAAAATAATTAATGTGAATTAAGAATTTCATTTTGATTGTCTTGATCGTTGATCTATTAACTTAAGTCTTACCACTTaaagtatttaaaaaaaatatgttcTTATGATTAAGTTTGTAAGTAACTTATAAATGATATAGTGATGCATATTTAAGTACACATTataactaatatttttattttcataattaaaactatttatttctattatcttatttatatttatatttatacatattatagtTAAATATAATAACATGATTATTTTGATAAGATACAAGATAAATTATTGATGTTATTATGGACTACGTTACGAATGACTAACTAGTATATAAAAAAGAGTATAATATTAATTACATATAATCACTGTAACTCAAATTGTATTATTACTACatccatcgtcgtcgagtcaactCTCCATTTCTCAGAAACTACGCACCCTATCAAATATGGTCAGGGCTACGCTTGGGATGCCAAAAAGCGGACAGACAGAGAGAGGAAAAGTCTGGTGCCATGTCTGCCAATACTCCATGGGGTAGCTCGGAGGAAACCAACATCGCCGACTGACTTAGTGCGGAGTGGTTGATGCCTAATAATTTgcccctctctttctctccctccgcgacgacgatgatgatgatgagggtcTTGTACAGGTAACCGGGAATCGTCGCCGCCTAAGTTGTAAGTTCAGCGAGAGGATGGGGAGCCAGGCAAAGTTGTTGAGGAGCTTCACCAGGGTAGAACCTCAGACTCTGAGTTTTGTCATCTTCGCGGGATGCTTTCTCATCTCCATGGCCCTTCTTGCGGGGTCTGCCGGCTCTCTTGTCTCCCTTCCAAGTCGTGAGTTAAATCTTTCCCATGATCCTCGTCGTCATCGTAGATGTTCCTTTCTGCCGGTCTCAGCCGGAGCTTCTAAACACAAGTTGATCTTGGCTGTTTTTGCAGTGAGTTCGTGGCTGTCAGCTCACACGACTCCTCCTGTCTCTGGGTCCCAAGAAAATCCCGGTCCTCAACACCCACACCCAGGTAAGCCAATTCTCGAATACCTTCTTCTCCTCTCGAATCATCGCTGGGCACACCCAGATCTAGGAGGGAGGTGGGGACTGTCATCCCCGTCATCCAAGCCGGAAATTAAGCAGTTGAATCTGCTGAAACGAGGCACCATGAACATAGTTGTTCCAAGACCCTTTTGCTTGCGTTGGGACCTAACAATCTTAGGTACGCACGTAGTTTTagggaaaacaaaaagaaaaaagatctcCAGACAAAACAGTTGTAAATTTCCACCATATGTAGTAGCTGAGATCGATGATCGTCGTGTTTTACCATCTCGACGCTTCTCTTTTGCTTTCTAGTGTTGCGGTAATCATTCCATGATCAACACTTTTGTTTTGCTTACGATGTAGAAGATATTGAACATCTCAGTTAGGAAAAGGCAGGTTTTCCAAATTTCGTAGCATGTGGAGACGGATTTCCACGCGGCTCTTCTCAAATAtaagagaaccaaatttgtggAAGACCAAAGGACAAGACAATTGGGGTACTTTCAAAGGATCCGATGGGCAAATTCACTCATGGATCTTAGTATATTATCAACAAACGACCGTATCCAACGGGCGAATTCACTCATGGATCTAAATAAAATTACCAACAACAGATCGAAGTTCTTATGATAAGTTCCTAGTATTTTAATCGTCATTGTCTGGTTGCAGAAGATGGAACCGACAGAAATGAGGAGCCACAGAGAAAGCCCTTGTGCGATACGTCGGACCGAAGAGCAGATATTTGTGACATGGAGGGTGATGTCAGGGTCCGTGCTACCTCCTCATCCATCTTCTTTGTTACTTCCTCGGATCGGAACGCTTCGGAACTCCAGCAATCATGGCGGATAAAGCCTCATCCTCGGAAGGGAGACCATGCTGCATTATCTCGTCTCACCGAATTGTCTGTAGGTTATTCGACTACTCACCATGAAGATGTTCCCAAATGCGACGTCAAGAGCTCGGTTCCGGCCATCATCTTTGCGACCGGAGGTTACATGGGCAACTTCTTCCACGAAACCACCGATCTGGTCGTCCCCCTATATATAACATCGCAAAAATTCGATGGGGAAGTTCAGTTTCTGATAAGTGACATGCTTCCGTGGTGGATCGCCAAATACGAACTACTACTGAAGAAGCTTTCTCGTTATGAGATCATCGATTTCAACAGGGATCCTCTGGTTCGTTGTTATCCTCGAGTCATAGTGGGCATCACGTTCCACAAGGACATGAGCATCGATCCTGCAAGATCTGGTGGTGTCACCATGTTTGACTTTGGGCGATTTATAAGGAGCGCCTACTCGCTGGAGCGGGAGACAGCGATCGTGCTGGGGGAAAagcaagaggagaagaagaagaagaagccaagaCTCGTAATTATCGCGAGGAAGAGcacaagaaaattcagcaacgtcgATGAGATCGCTCGAATGGCAGAATGGCAGGGCTTCGAACCTGTGATAGCGGAGatcaagaagaaccaaagtttGGGGGAATTTGCGCGCGTAGTGAACTCATGTGATGCTATGATGGGAGTGCACGGCGCGGGGCTCACCAATCTTATATTCCTTCCCACCAATGCTGTAGTAATCCAAGTCGTTCCTCTGGGTGGATTGGAGACGTACTGTTGGTCCGACTACGGAGTGCCGGCGTTGGAGATGAAGATGAGGTACTTGCAATACAGCATCAGTGTCACGGAGAGCTCGCTGGTGGACAGGTACGGCATTACCGATCCGGCGATCACAAATCCGCAAGCCATTCTGGCTCAGAAGGATGGTTGGCGGAATTGGACCTCTATATACTTCTTCAATCAAGATGTAAGGCTTGACGTGAGCAGATTCAGTAGCATTCTCGTACATGCTCGCCAGCTTCTTCATCGGTAGGAAGACTGTTTACTCGACAAGCTCTGAAAGATTCCACTTCGTTGTGATTTGTAGAGATCGATCGATCGAGAAGGGAggagaaatgatgcatgcaacacttggcCGTCGTCACACCTTGTGATCCGTGTGCATGTGGACTTGCCTTGGGGCGGTGCATTTTGACTGAGGCCATCGTCTGTCCCGTCATTAGAAACCTCATTTACCACATACGACCAGAAAACTCCAAGCCGCGGGTGCAGAGACGACAGACCTTTTTGGAATCAATGTGACGTCTCCGGTAGTCGTAAAACGTACGTGACGCCACCAATTGTCTCGAACATACATTGCGAGACCTTGCGACTGACCCTACCAACACCCTACGATCCTTGTTTCTGGCCCATGACACAAAGCTATCAGTCCTGCTATAGAAAACCGACAAGATTGTTATCTAGCGATTTGGGTAGGAGAAGTCGATTCATATTGTAATGAAACTTATATAGATGAAGGTGAAGCTGAAGGAAGGCAAACTTTAATGCTACATGTATGTATCAGACGTCTCGAGGCTTATCGATCAGCACATGTGCTACTACCGTGTGGTTTATAACACATGAGTTCCATGTTGATTTCTGGATCTGAATCTGTGTTTCTGCGTCAGTAGTTGATGTTGATACAGACCACATTAATTCACCAACAAAGTGAtggaaaaacaaaacaaaaaaaatagtgagagagagagagaggagaaggtgATGCATCATTTTGTTGATTTATTAATTAGACAAACATAATAAACTTAGGAGACAGCTAACAATGTGTTTGCTCCACAATAATTAGGGATGGTCTCGTGCATAAGTTAATTGGCACCGCTGCCCAACTTGACCCAACTTTAAACAATGTTCTTTCTTCGATAATTGCATTCGAGAACAACTCACTCACGGAGATTTAAACGAGTCATGGACGGACGCCATTGGAATATTATCACGTTAGATCACAAGCTACGTGATTTCCTCATCAACCATTGCACGAAATCatactttttgttttttttttttgtctttgtcgGCTGCAGAAGTCAAATTACAACCTCATTCGTGTAGAGACGTGCGCAAGCAAAGTGGACTGGCAAACTCCAGATCTGGAGAAAGTAATTTATGATTGGTACAGACAACAGATCATCACCACCATTATAGAACACACTAATGAAGCTTCCTCTTTGGATCGATCTCTATGCAACTACAACAAACTGGCTGTCACAACATAGTTCGATAGCTAGCTCAGCTCCATCAAAGGAGAATAGAGAAGAGAAGCCAATGCGAGGATGACATATATCATAAATACCACATTAATTTCCTTCGTTTATGTACTCTTTTGGTAGTAAAGCCTTCTCCTCCTACGAAGTTATCCAAGTCCAAAAAGATACAAATCTTAGACAAAGTATAGCTTAACATTAAGTTGATGACGACTACTTATCGAAGTGGAGATTAACCTGGTTGATGAATCGAGTTGTCTGTCCGGAGAATGAGGGGAAAATACTTTTCTTAGGCGTTAAGGTTTATTATTTTACAAAatacttttatatatttatttatatgtggtAAAAGGGGAAAAAGAAATAGTCGGATTTTTCTGATGGGTTGAGAGAAAAATAAATAGATGCATATAAATAATACGTAAGCGGAGAACACATAGCGTAcgatggcgatggcgatggcgatggcgatggcgatggcgaGAGCTCGGCGGTGGTGGTGAAAGTAGAACCGTAGCCAAATATGGTTTGGACATGCATGCCTCACGACTGATCTCGAGTGGAATTCAAGGAAAATGAAGCCGGTTTTGTGTTCCCAAGGCATCCCCGATGAGAGAGGGAAGGAAAGCAAATGCGCCCCGCTGTCCGGGCATCTATTACTGCCAAAAGGGACCACTTGCATCCTCTCTCGGTAGGGAACCTCCCTGGGGACCTCTATCGAGAACAGGAGCTTATATGAGAAGCAGCCGACGACGGACATTAGCATTCATGGCGCATCCAGTTAGGTAGCTTTCATTGTATTTTATTCTAGTTGACAAGAAGCCAAGGGTGAAATAAGCCAAAAGTAAAAGGCAAAAGGAAGCACGATGATCCTTCAATTATTGGAAGGTGTCCAGCTAAAGTTCAAACTCCACGTCGAAATTGCAGTGTGGCTTGTATCATACATCActaatgagattttttatgcCCATAACGTGATTTTGCTTGTCCTATTCTTCTTATTTTGGGTGTGGGTTGCTGCAGTTAAGAGGATATGATCATCCAAAATTTCTCACCTTCAATTAAGTGTTTTtcttcacctctctctctctctctctctctccatcttttcatatatatatatatatatatatatcacaggtTCATGAATCAGATCCTGTAGGAAGGGCAGTCAATCACCGGTCAGTGATAACATTGGGAAGAGGAAAAGCTACGGTAAGAAATCTTTTTACATTTTTTGTGAGCAATTACCTCTGCCGCACATGTCAAGCTGGCTTTATCTCAGCAGTATAGATTTGTTTTCCTTGTTATTTTTATTGAAACACCAATTTGGTTTTTTCTTTTTGAGGGAAGATGAGAAAACATTATACATATCCTTAACCAATCATATTAAACCTCTCACGTTCAGGATTCTCCAGTCTAAGCGAGCtttggaataataataataataatagtaagcgGCAGCAGCAGAAATGGGTGGAGTAGAAAATGTTCTCGAGAAGGAAAGAGTCTAGTCTACAGCTTCTTCTCGAGGTAGAAGAAGAGAGTGGCTTGCTGTGAGTTCCACACGGCAGCTCTCTGGTCGAGCGATCTGATATCTATCTCTTCAGCTGAAACTTGGGGCTTCAGAGATACGCGGAAGATGGGGCTTAACAAGACCATAGTAAGGAACATGAGCCGGATCGAAGCGCGGAAGCTCGGCTTGGCGTTGCTGGTAGGATGCTGCATAGTCATATTGACATATTTCGTTTCCATGTCGGAGACCACCGGTGAGTCTCTCTTGCCTTCTCAGCAACGAatccttttcttctctacttccAGAGGTTGATGAGGTGCAAGCAAACGAAGCAAGTAGACTATCTgggggaagcagcagcagcatcgtCTAATGTCTTGCGACTCTTGTTTTGCAGTTGATCAGCAGCTTTCTGTAGCCTACAGGGTTGGCACTGTCGAGGTGGTGGACGGCAAAATTAGTCTACAGAAGCCAGGTCAGAAATCATACAAATTCTGGCTATCGCTTGTTTGGTAGGGTTGATTGAATCTTTGTTGTTGGGCTGGTAATGTCGCCGTCATTAGAATCTGCATAAATCATCAACAACAATGCACGATCGTTGGGACTTGTGAGTTCTTCAAGAAACCTCTGGGTTGTTTTCGGAGAGAAAAAGTGGAAAAAGAAACGAAGGAGAAAGATCTCTGTTTCTGGGAACACACCCAAGTTCTGATCTCAATACACATTGAGCAAAAACGATtgaaggatttgatttttgattttaATTGAGTTTCATTTAGATCTTATTTCTCAATGTAACAGAAAGATTAAGGAAAGCGGAGGGTGGACATGGAAATACTGCAGAGGAGAAGGTCCACCGCACCAATTTTTCTGCTATTTCCCCCATCACTGCCAAGGAAGAGAAAAGAGAGTCCAAGAAACCAAGTAAGCTTCATCGCTTGACCATTAATTAGCAACTCAGATACGATGATTCATGTGCTGAGTAACGAGTTTAGTCTTGCAAGTTTTCATTTAAATTGCACAGACATGTTTAATGTTGTTCAGAAGATGAAGAGATTCTCCCTCCTAAAAGAGAGGCTGAAAGGTCTCAGACGATGAAGCCCCAAGTGGTGGAGCCGATATGCGATTTCTCGGATCCAAGAACGGAATTCTGTGAGATGAAAGGTGACGTTCGCATCCACGGCAAGTCTTCCTCGGTGGTGTTTGTTTCTCCGCACCAGCGAAGCAACGAGTGGAAGATCATGCCTTACGTCCGAAAGCAAATGGGAAACGTGGAGAAAGTATCGGTTAGAACAGCGAGCAGCCCCGGAGGCGTCCCCGAATGCACCATCAATCGATCCGTCCCCGCCATCGTGTTTGCGCTGGGTGGATTCACGGGAAACTACTACCACGACTTCACCGATGTGCTGCTCCCTCTGTTCTTGACCGCACGGCAATTCGACGGAGAAGTCCAGTTTCTCATCACCAACATTCAAGTTTGGTGGCTCCACAAATACGATCCGATTATTAAGAGGCTCACGCGATACGAGTTCGTCGATCTCGACGACAGCAATCAGGTCCTCTGCCACCCACATGTGATGGTCGGCCTCCGCTTCCACAATGACTTGACAATCCAACCTGCACGAGCTCCCAACGGGTATTCTATGCTCGACTTCACCGCGTTTTTGAGGTCGGCTTACTCCCTGCAGAAAGCGCACGCCATCAGCTTGAGGGAACACCCCGACAGGAAGCCGAGGCTTCTCCTCGTAGCGAGGAACGGTACTCGAAGGTTCACCAACGTGCCGGAGATCGTCCAAATGGCGGAGGGGTTGAACTACGAGGTGGTGCGTGCGGACGCAGACTTCGGGGACGTGGCTGGGTTTGCCGGTGTGGTGAACTCTTGTGATGTGATCATGGGTGTGCACGGTGCCGGGCTCACCAACCTCGTGTTCCTGCCCACGAATGCGGTGCTCATCCAGATAGTGCCTTGCTGCGAGCTGGAGGGCATGGCCACGCACACCTTTGGATTCCCTTCCATGGGAGCCGGGCTGAACTACTTGGAGTACAACATCAGCGTGGAGGAGAGCACACTGTCAGAGAAGTATCCCAGAGAGCATCCCGTGTTTACGGACCCTCAGTCGCTCCACAAGCAGGGATGGTTCAAGATGGGGAAGATCTACTTGGTTAAACAAAACGTAAAGCTAGATGTGAACAGGTTCAGGCCTTTCTTGATGAGAGCCATGGACCTTCTCGGTCGCTAGAATGAACACTGTACTGTTAGGTGTGCTGGGTGgagtttattttctttcttcttcttctttttgttgatcgaTCATACCATACAGTCGTTCCTCGCCGCCAATGGTTTGAGCCGCCTTCTTGCTCTGAGCTAAAACCTAGTCTTTATTGAGACTATTATTTTACTTTTTGCTACTCTCACTGTTTTTACTTTGTGAATCTTATCTCAAATTGGTTGTGTGGAGAGTGACAAAGTGTCGCGGCAGAGAATGaacaggatttttttttttttgtttggttccaaaagaaaaggagaaaacttTAACAAAGCAAAAAAAACTGGATCCATATGGCCCATTTTAATGTCCTCCTTGGAATTCTCTACACCGTCAAGTAGCATTCATGGCTTTTTCGTACTGTCAAACATCTAATCGAACGTCAAGTTTGTAATTGTTGGAAgaaaataggaaataaaaaaagagaaaaaagagaaaaaagaaaataaaatctagGCTGCTAGTAGGTTGAAAGATACGGCACAACCTCCACGGCCAGCGACATGTGAAAAATGAGTTGGCATCTTCCGACCGGCAAACCATGAGGTTGATGTCACCATCTCCGTATTTgagatattattattatgttgTTCTCTTGGTAAAATAGAATAAAAATTTCTTATTCTGTGTGGATCCGCTGAATTAAGTTGATCTCCGCACTCAACGCAATTGGCCATCTGCAATAATTTGGCTGTAAAACTTGAACTCCCCTCGGATCGCAAGCACTATTATAGCCGacacaaacattaaaaaagaggTGCAGGCAGCAGGTCCTGCTGATTGGGTACCTCTCCACTCCACTCGgttccttcccccccccccccccccccccccccctctgtgAGTTCCACAatttctcctcctcttttccaTCCTGTTGTTTGCGGAGTTCCGCTCACAAGTTCTGCAGCCACGGCTTGTGCTTACCGTACCGCAAGGAGAGAATGAAATCCCAGTGAGAATAAGAGGGGACGAAGGAAATGGCGAAGGGGTTC harbors:
- the LOC135622256 gene encoding beta-1,2-xylosyltransferase XYXT1-like isoform X1 — translated: MGLNKTIVRNMSRIEARKLGLALLVGCCIVILTYFVSMSETTVDQQLSVAYRVGTVEVVDGKISLQKPERLRKAEGGHGNTAEEKVHRTNFSAISPITAKEEKRESKKPKDEEILPPKREAERSQTMKPQVVEPICDFSDPRTEFCEMKGDVRIHGKSSSVVFVSPHQRSNEWKIMPYVRKQMGNVEKVSVRTASSPGGVPECTINRSVPAIVFALGGFTGNYYHDFTDVLLPLFLTARQFDGEVQFLITNIQVWWLHKYDPIIKRLTRYEFVDLDDSNQVLCHPHVMVGLRFHNDLTIQPARAPNGYSMLDFTAFLRSAYSLQKAHAISLREHPDRKPRLLLVARNGTRRFTNVPEIVQMAEGLNYEVVRADADFGDVAGFAGVVNSCDVIMGVHGAGLTNLVFLPTNAVLIQIVPCCELEGMATHTFGFPSMGAGLNYLEYNISVEESTLSEKYPREHPVFTDPQSLHKQGWFKMGKIYLVKQNVKLDVNRFRPFLMRAMDLLGR
- the LOC135622256 gene encoding beta-1,2-xylosyltransferase XYXT1-like isoform X2, coding for MSCDSCFAVDQQLSVAYRVGTVEVVDGKISLQKPERLRKAEGGHGNTAEEKVHRTNFSAISPITAKEEKRESKKPKDEEILPPKREAERSQTMKPQVVEPICDFSDPRTEFCEMKGDVRIHGKSSSVVFVSPHQRSNEWKIMPYVRKQMGNVEKVSVRTASSPGGVPECTINRSVPAIVFALGGFTGNYYHDFTDVLLPLFLTARQFDGEVQFLITNIQVWWLHKYDPIIKRLTRYEFVDLDDSNQVLCHPHVMVGLRFHNDLTIQPARAPNGYSMLDFTAFLRSAYSLQKAHAISLREHPDRKPRLLLVARNGTRRFTNVPEIVQMAEGLNYEVVRADADFGDVAGFAGVVNSCDVIMGVHGAGLTNLVFLPTNAVLIQIVPCCELEGMATHTFGFPSMGAGLNYLEYNISVEESTLSEKYPREHPVFTDPQSLHKQGWFKMGKIYLVKQNVKLDVNRFRPFLMRAMDLLGR
- the LOC135622255 gene encoding alpha-1,3-arabinosyltransferase XAT2-like, which encodes MGSQAKLLRSFTRVEPQTLSFVIFAGCFLISMALLAGSAGSLVSLPSLSSWLSAHTTPPVSGSQENPGPQHPHPEDGTDRNEEPQRKPLCDTSDRRADICDMEGDVRVRATSSSIFFVTSSDRNASELQQSWRIKPHPRKGDHAALSRLTELSVGYSTTHHEDVPKCDVKSSVPAIIFATGGYMGNFFHETTDLVVPLYITSQKFDGEVQFLISDMLPWWIAKYELLLKKLSRYEIIDFNRDPLVRCYPRVIVGITFHKDMSIDPARSGGVTMFDFGRFIRSAYSLERETAIVLGEKQEEKKKKKPRLVIIARKSTRKFSNVDEIARMAEWQGFEPVIAEIKKNQSLGEFARVVNSCDAMMGVHGAGLTNLIFLPTNAVVIQVVPLGGLETYCWSDYGVPALEMKMRYLQYSISVTESSLVDRYGITDPAITNPQAILAQKDGWRNWTSIYFFNQDVRLDVSRFSSILVHARQLLHR